One genomic segment of Isachenkonia alkalipeptolytica includes these proteins:
- a CDS encoding HD-GYP domain-containing protein has protein sequence MEKKNKTWEKIFSTKLEKGMVLAEDIINEEGIRLLVQGTVIKESHRIKSILKMNRITMVKVEAGEEAKEGEDGKAPLQAPDLKPFVTEKTEAQREAEKEQKSQRVFNQRFHEKCDQLRRDFEKIVSGEAVKSSDLYPRIQDTLEIFQKENNIFQLMQSLKEVKDLTYAHGQNVALTAYSLGKWLDLSKNELEELILASLLIDIGKARVPKETLYKTQPLNEDEKVAVRRHVLHSYDMIKNYDCIGKAVKEAVLYHHERMDGSGYPIGLQGEEIPLYARILAIADLYAALTVKRPYREAKTPFEAIDIIRQDYIDKLDGAIWYTFLRKMGDNFIGQRVTLNTGGEGKIVFMPSQDITRPIVEIDGKLIDLSREETYRIENFA, from the coding sequence ATGGAGAAAAAAAACAAAACATGGGAAAAGATTTTTTCGACTAAGCTGGAAAAAGGCATGGTGTTAGCTGAGGACATCATCAATGAAGAGGGGATTCGATTACTGGTTCAGGGGACCGTGATTAAAGAATCCCATCGAATCAAAAGCATTTTAAAAATGAACCGCATTACCATGGTGAAGGTGGAGGCCGGGGAAGAGGCGAAGGAAGGGGAAGACGGAAAAGCCCCCTTGCAAGCCCCGGATCTGAAGCCCTTTGTTACGGAAAAAACCGAAGCCCAGCGGGAAGCGGAAAAAGAGCAAAAGTCCCAACGGGTATTTAACCAGCGGTTCCATGAAAAATGCGATCAGCTGCGACGGGATTTTGAAAAAATCGTATCGGGAGAGGCCGTAAAGTCCAGTGATTTATACCCGCGGATTCAGGACACCCTGGAAATCTTTCAAAAAGAGAACAATATCTTTCAATTGATGCAGAGTTTAAAGGAAGTCAAGGATCTGACCTATGCCCATGGGCAGAATGTGGCCCTGACCGCCTATTCCCTGGGGAAGTGGCTGGATCTGTCGAAGAACGAGTTAGAGGAGCTGATTCTAGCCTCCCTGCTGATCGATATCGGAAAAGCCCGGGTTCCCAAAGAGACCCTGTATAAAACCCAGCCCTTAAACGAGGATGAGAAAGTGGCGGTTCGCCGCCATGTGCTACATAGCTATGATATGATTAAAAATTATGACTGCATCGGAAAAGCGGTAAAAGAAGCGGTGCTGTACCATCATGAACGAATGGACGGCAGCGGTTATCCCATAGGACTGCAGGGAGAAGAAATCCCTCTTTACGCCAGGATTTTAGCCATTGCGGATCTGTATGCCGCCCTTACGGTGAAGCGGCCTTACCGGGAAGCAAAAACCCCCTTTGAAGCGATTGATATCATCCGTCAGGACTATATCGATAAACTGGACGGAGCCATTTGGTACACCTTTCTTCGGAAAATGGGGGACAACTTCATCGGACAGCGGGTAACCCTGAACACCGGAGGAGAAGGGAAAATTGTTTTCATGCCCTCCCAGGATATCACCCGGCCCATTGTGGAAATCGACGGAAAGCTCATTGATTTAAGCCGGGAGGAGACTTACCGGATTGAAAATTTCGCCTAG
- a CDS encoding TatD family hydrolase, with translation MFDSHAHMDDKKFDKDRGDVLKAAKTAGVNYIVNPGADITSSVRAVNLAKEYEMIYAAVGVHPHNAKDYDEESEETLRSLAQERKVVAIGEIGMDFHYNYSDKEAQRRAFKSQIQLSKSLKLPMIIHDREANGEVFDTLTAHEAQEYGCIMHCYSGSPELAEEYVKRGYHISLGGPITFKNAKKPYEVAKVVPLEQLLIETDAPYLAPEPRRGRRNEPLLVRFVAAKIAEAKGISVEEVIRVTEANAKAFFKIR, from the coding sequence ATGTTTGATTCCCATGCCCATATGGACGATAAGAAATTTGATAAGGATCGGGGAGACGTGTTAAAGGCCGCCAAGACTGCCGGGGTGAACTATATTGTAAACCCCGGTGCTGATATCACCTCTTCCGTGAGAGCCGTAAATTTAGCGAAGGAGTATGAGATGATTTATGCCGCCGTGGGGGTACATCCCCATAATGCCAAGGATTATGATGAAGAATCGGAAGAGACCCTTCGAAGCCTGGCCCAGGAGCGAAAAGTTGTGGCCATCGGAGAAATCGGTATGGACTTTCATTATAATTATTCCGACAAGGAAGCCCAGCGCCGGGCATTTAAATCCCAAATCCAGTTAAGTAAATCCCTAAAGCTGCCGATGATTATTCATGACAGGGAAGCCAACGGCGAGGTTTTTGATACCTTAACCGCCCATGAAGCCCAGGAATACGGCTGCATTATGCACTGCTACTCCGGAAGTCCGGAATTGGCCGAGGAGTACGTCAAAAGAGGGTATCATATTTCCCTTGGAGGGCCGATTACCTTTAAAAATGCGAAAAAGCCCTATGAGGTGGCCAAGGTGGTGCCCCTGGAGCAGCTGCTGATTGAAACCGATGCCCCTTATCTGGCGCCGGAACCCCGACGGGGACGAAGAAACGAGCCCCTTCTGGTGCGGTTTGTGGCGGCGAAAATTGCGGAGGCCAAGGGGATTTCCGTGGAGGAGGTCATCCGGGTCACCGAGGCCAATGCCAAAGCATTTTTCAAGATTCGCTAA
- the metG gene encoding methionine--tRNA ligase, whose product MSKGNYYVTTPIYYTNAKLHIGHTYTTVAADALARFKRFTGYDVKFLTGTDEHGQKIQEAAEKLGRTPKEHVDEMVKSIKALWKTMDISHDVFIRTTDEKHKKGVQRIFQQLYDQGDIYKDFYEGFYCKPCESFWTQSQLQENHGCPECGRETEMAKEEAYFFKLSKYGDRLKKHFEDHPEICYPETRRREMINNFLEPGLEDLCVSRTSFDWGIPVPFDTDHVIYVWFDAVCNYITALGYGEKQDRDFKKFWPANVHIVGKEIVRFHTIIWPAMLMALDLPLPDKVYGHGWILFAADKMSKSKGNVVYPEVLIERYGLDALKYFLLREFVFGQDGNYTNKTFITRLNADLSNDLGNLLSRTVAMVEKYNGGIIPEVDAIEAVDEELQQMVTSAGAKVEEHMEDLQYHDALEEIWTVIGRTNKYIDETTPWVLAKDPAQKPRLDTVLRNLTESLRVTAILLKPFMESTSNKIWKQLGLNHEQQWADGKYFGKIEAGTRVKKGEALFPRLDVKKEVEILEAENKKVALAQQAQKQEAAPKNGEKNQEKKTSKPEEKESSATETPMATIDDFAKLEFKTAKIIEAKAHPNADKLLVLQLQVGEETRQVVSGIAKDYQPEDVIGKDVILVANLKPVKLRGEKSEGMILAASNKDKLVLGTLDGEIPSGTEVS is encoded by the coding sequence ATGTCAAAAGGAAATTATTATGTTACCACCCCGATTTACTACACCAACGCAAAACTGCATATCGGTCATACGTATACCACCGTGGCCGCCGATGCCTTGGCCCGGTTTAAGCGGTTTACCGGCTACGACGTAAAGTTTTTAACGGGAACCGACGAACACGGACAAAAAATTCAGGAAGCCGCGGAAAAACTGGGGAGAACTCCAAAGGAACATGTGGATGAAATGGTCAAAAGCATTAAAGCCCTCTGGAAGACCATGGACATCTCCCACGATGTGTTTATTCGCACCACCGATGAAAAGCATAAAAAAGGGGTGCAGCGGATTTTTCAACAGCTCTATGACCAGGGGGATATTTATAAGGACTTTTACGAAGGCTTTTACTGCAAGCCCTGTGAATCCTTCTGGACCCAGTCCCAATTACAGGAGAACCACGGCTGTCCCGAGTGCGGCAGGGAAACGGAGATGGCAAAGGAAGAGGCCTACTTCTTTAAGCTCTCAAAGTATGGGGACCGATTGAAAAAGCATTTTGAAGACCATCCCGAGATCTGTTACCCGGAAACCCGGCGTCGGGAAATGATCAACAATTTCCTTGAGCCCGGTCTGGAGGACCTGTGTGTTTCCAGAACCAGTTTCGACTGGGGGATTCCTGTGCCATTTGATACGGATCATGTGATCTACGTATGGTTTGATGCGGTATGCAACTATATCACCGCCCTGGGATACGGGGAGAAGCAGGACAGGGACTTTAAAAAATTCTGGCCCGCCAATGTCCATATTGTAGGAAAGGAAATCGTCCGTTTTCATACGATTATCTGGCCGGCGATGTTGATGGCCCTGGATTTGCCCCTGCCGGATAAAGTCTACGGTCACGGATGGATTCTCTTCGCCGCGGATAAAATGTCGAAATCCAAGGGCAATGTGGTGTATCCCGAGGTGCTGATTGAGCGCTACGGCCTGGATGCCTTGAAATACTTCTTACTTCGGGAGTTTGTCTTCGGCCAGGACGGAAACTACACCAATAAGACCTTTATCACCCGGCTGAACGCCGATCTTTCCAACGATCTGGGAAATCTCTTAAGTCGAACCGTGGCCATGGTGGAAAAATACAACGGAGGCATCATTCCCGAGGTAGACGCCATTGAAGCCGTGGACGAAGAGCTTCAGCAAATGGTCACCTCCGCCGGGGCGAAGGTGGAGGAGCATATGGAGGATCTGCAGTACCACGACGCCTTAGAAGAAATCTGGACCGTGATTGGACGGACCAACAAATATATCGATGAGACCACCCCTTGGGTACTGGCCAAGGATCCGGCCCAAAAGCCACGGCTGGATACCGTGCTTCGAAACCTGACGGAATCCCTGCGGGTGACGGCGATTCTTTTAAAGCCCTTTATGGAATCCACATCGAACAAGATCTGGAAGCAGCTGGGACTGAACCATGAGCAGCAATGGGCCGACGGCAAGTATTTTGGAAAAATCGAAGCCGGAACCCGGGTGAAAAAAGGGGAGGCTCTCTTCCCCCGTTTGGACGTGAAAAAGGAAGTGGAAATCCTGGAGGCGGAAAACAAAAAAGTTGCCCTGGCTCAGCAGGCCCAAAAACAGGAAGCGGCCCCAAAGAATGGGGAGAAAAATCAAGAGAAAAAAACCTCAAAGCCTGAAGAAAAGGAATCATCGGCGACGGAAACGCCCATGGCCACCATTGATGATTTTGCAAAACTGGAATTTAAAACCGCGAAAATCATTGAAGCCAAAGCCCATCCCAATGCGGATAAACTGCTGGTGCTTCAGCTGCAGGTGGGAGAGGAGACCCGTCAGGTGGTTTCCGGCATTGCCAAGGATTATCAGCCGGAAGATGTAATCGGAAAAGACGTGATCTTAGTGGCGAATCTGAAGCCCGTAAAACTTCGGGGAGAAAAATCGGAAGGGATGATCCTTGCGGCGTCCAACAAAGACAAGCTGGTGCTGGGCACCCTGGACGGAGAGATCCCTTCGGGGACCGAGGTAAGCTAA
- a CDS encoding nicotinate phosphoribosyltransferase, whose product MKHLSLLTDFYQLTMMNGYLKNDMMEEEVVFDLFFRENPCHSGYTIVAGIEQIIDYIENLKFYEDELAYLSSLGTFGEDFIDALRNFTFKGTIHGVEEGTIMFPHEPILRVKGTCFETQLIETALLNVMNHQSLIATKAARIVTAAKGDPVFEFGLRRAQGPDAGVYGARAAVIGGCVSTSNVLAGMKFNLSVMGTQAHSWIQKFPSELEAFRAYAKAYPDECLLLVDTYNTLEAGVPNAIQVFKELRARGHEPKGIRIDSGDIAYLSKQARNMLDAAGFSKATIVASSDLDEDTITALKDQQAQIDGWGVGTNLITSKDCPALGGVYKLSAAEQKGELIPKIKISNNPEKITNPGFKNIYRIYDRKTQTAQADLITLEHEVLDESQPLTIFHPIYTWKQTTFSDYRLKKLLTPIFVEGKLVYRRRSTQEIKEKVSKELASLWPEYKRLTRPQIYKVDLSEALWQLKQNLVNENKIPPQK is encoded by the coding sequence ATGAAGCACCTTTCTTTACTGACGGATTTTTATCAACTGACCATGATGAATGGTTATTTAAAAAATGACATGATGGAAGAAGAGGTGGTCTTTGATCTGTTTTTCAGAGAAAACCCTTGTCACAGCGGTTACACCATTGTTGCGGGGATCGAACAGATTATTGACTACATTGAAAACCTGAAATTTTACGAGGATGAGCTGGCCTATCTTTCCTCTCTGGGAACCTTCGGAGAGGATTTTATCGACGCCCTTCGAAACTTTACCTTCAAAGGCACCATTCACGGTGTGGAAGAGGGGACCATTATGTTTCCCCATGAACCCATCCTCCGGGTAAAGGGCACCTGTTTTGAGACCCAGCTAATCGAAACCGCTTTGCTGAATGTGATGAATCACCAGTCCTTGATTGCCACCAAGGCCGCACGGATTGTCACCGCCGCCAAGGGAGATCCGGTGTTTGAATTCGGTCTTCGCCGGGCCCAGGGTCCCGATGCCGGGGTATACGGCGCAAGAGCCGCAGTGATTGGTGGCTGCGTCTCCACCTCCAACGTCCTGGCAGGGATGAAATTCAACCTGTCCGTGATGGGTACCCAAGCCCACAGCTGGATTCAAAAGTTCCCCTCGGAACTTGAAGCCTTTCGGGCTTACGCCAAGGCCTATCCCGACGAATGCCTACTGTTGGTGGACACCTACAATACCCTGGAGGCCGGGGTCCCCAATGCCATTCAGGTGTTCAAGGAGCTTCGGGCCCGGGGCCATGAGCCCAAGGGTATTCGCATCGATTCCGGGGATATTGCCTACCTTTCGAAACAGGCACGGAATATGCTGGACGCCGCCGGCTTTTCCAAGGCTACCATCGTGGCTTCCAGTGATTTGGATGAGGATACCATCACGGCCTTAAAAGATCAGCAGGCCCAAATTGACGGATGGGGAGTGGGCACGAACCTGATCACTTCCAAGGATTGTCCCGCCCTGGGAGGCGTATACAAGCTCAGTGCTGCGGAACAGAAGGGAGAGCTGATTCCGAAAATCAAAATCTCCAACAACCCGGAAAAGATCACCAACCCCGGCTTTAAAAACATCTACCGGATCTATGACAGAAAAACCCAAACCGCCCAGGCGGACTTGATCACCCTGGAGCATGAAGTCCTGGACGAGAGCCAGCCCTTAACCATTTTTCATCCGATCTATACCTGGAAGCAAACCACCTTTTCCGACTACCGGTTGAAAAAGCTCTTAACCCCCATTTTTGTGGAGGGCAAGCTGGTTTATCGCCGCCGAAGCACTCAGGAAATCAAAGAGAAGGTTTCTAAGGAGCTGGCCTCCCTCTGGCCGGAGTATAAGCGGCTAACCCGTCCCCAGATTTACAAGGTGGACCTTTCCGAGGCCCTCTGGCAGCTGAAGCAGAATTTGGTGAACGAAAATAAGATTCCCCCGCAAAAGTAA
- a CDS encoding HDIG domain-containing metalloprotein: MDRIINTIAGKAKERGESCYLVGGTLRDLLLNRDLLIQDLDFVTEKDPKDFVESLLTVLEGKLIPIDKGNRLYRVRLPDGLILDFTQREGESIEEDLKKRDFTISAMAYPMDAPWPMEKEYIIDPFKGQQDIEKRRIRHIREEAFVEDPLRLIRAPRLMCQLRFNMGEETIKVIRKHAHRLTEVAGERITQELFLILQQDKTYHFLTFMDKKLNILNKIFPEIEEMRDIGECKYHVVDSWTHSVYTVKVAESVIYAQGYFEDHIREAYEEHAREKISGNHRRIDLIKLGALFHDIGKPSAKKVDPTGRTRFRGHEITGAELVKEYGERLKWSKREIALLYKYVAQHMIPLVLYKKNDVSGKALYQFFSEAGKETLDLLLIALADIVSTRKLLDPHEEMGMFKIHVEYIANNYITRYRPIENITNIITGREVMEAVNLPESTFVGEVLEDLKKAMFYGQVPQHKEGALKYLRKHYPLKDSGKKTIREP, translated from the coding sequence ATGGATCGTATCATAAATACCATCGCCGGCAAGGCCAAGGAACGGGGGGAATCCTGTTATTTAGTGGGAGGCACCCTTCGGGATCTCCTGCTGAATCGGGATTTGTTAATTCAGGATTTGGATTTTGTCACGGAGAAGGATCCCAAGGATTTTGTCGAAAGTTTGCTGACTGTTCTGGAGGGAAAGTTGATTCCCATAGATAAAGGCAACCGTCTTTACCGAGTCCGTTTACCGGACGGTTTGATTCTGGATTTTACCCAAAGGGAAGGGGAGAGTATCGAAGAGGATTTAAAAAAGCGGGACTTTACCATTTCCGCCATGGCCTACCCCATGGATGCCCCCTGGCCCATGGAAAAGGAGTATATTATCGATCCCTTTAAGGGACAGCAGGATATTGAAAAGCGAAGGATTCGACATATTCGGGAAGAGGCCTTTGTGGAAGACCCCTTACGGCTGATCCGTGCCCCGAGGTTGATGTGTCAGCTGCGGTTCAATATGGGGGAGGAGACCATCAAAGTGATTCGAAAGCATGCCCACCGACTAACCGAGGTGGCGGGAGAGCGAATCACCCAGGAACTGTTTTTGATTTTACAACAGGATAAGACCTATCACTTTCTGACCTTTATGGATAAAAAACTGAATATCTTAAATAAAATCTTTCCGGAAATCGAAGAAATGAGGGATATCGGAGAATGCAAATACCATGTGGTGGACAGCTGGACCCACTCGGTCTACACCGTGAAAGTGGCGGAAAGCGTGATCTATGCCCAGGGATATTTTGAAGACCATATTCGGGAGGCCTATGAAGAGCATGCCCGGGAAAAAATTTCCGGCAATCATCGGCGAATTGACCTGATCAAACTGGGGGCCCTCTTCCACGATATCGGAAAACCCTCAGCGAAAAAAGTGGACCCCACGGGAAGAACCCGCTTTCGGGGCCATGAAATCACCGGGGCGGAGCTGGTAAAGGAGTATGGGGAGCGTTTAAAGTGGAGTAAAAGAGAAATCGCCCTGCTGTATAAATATGTGGCCCAGCATATGATTCCCTTGGTGCTGTATAAAAAGAATGATGTCAGCGGCAAGGCCTTGTATCAGTTTTTCTCCGAGGCGGGAAAGGAAACCCTGGATCTCCTGCTGATTGCCCTGGCCGACATTGTGTCCACCCGAAAACTATTGGATCCCCATGAAGAGATGGGAATGTTTAAAATCCATGTGGAATACATCGCCAACAATTACATCACCCGCTACCGGCCCATTGAAAACATCACAAACATCATTACCGGCCGGGAGGTTATGGAAGCGGTGAACCTTCCGGAAAGCACCTTTGTGGGGGAAGTACTGGAGGATTTGAAAAAGGCAATGTTCTACGGACAGGTTCCCCAGCACAAAGAAGGGGCCTTGAAATACCTTCGAAAGCACTATCCTTTAAAAGATTCCGGAAAAAAAACAATAAGGGAACCATAA
- a CDS encoding AbrB/MazE/SpoVT family DNA-binding domain-containing protein, producing the protein MKSTGIVRKVDELGRVVLPIELRRTLNIMEKDALEIYVDGESVILKKYEPACIFCGNAKDVVHYKGKNVCDTCISEMK; encoded by the coding sequence ATGAAATCAACCGGTATTGTAAGAAAAGTGGATGAGTTGGGTCGTGTGGTACTGCCCATCGAACTTCGCCGAACTCTAAACATTATGGAAAAAGACGCTTTAGAGATCTATGTAGACGGCGAAAGCGTAATCCTGAAGAAATATGAGCCTGCTTGTATTTTCTGCGGAAACGCCAAGGACGTTGTGCATTACAAAGGAAAGAACGTCTGTGATACCTGTATCAGCGAAATGAAGTAA
- the rsmI gene encoding 16S rRNA (cytidine(1402)-2'-O)-methyltransferase translates to MKDEKKERRTGEAQGRDRREDRGKDPGKDPGKDPGSSGKFNHAPGTLWVVPTPIGNLEDITLRALRILREVDKVAAEDTRNSRKLLTHFEIHKPLVSYHEHNEKQRSQSILRDLEAGLSIALISDAGMPGISDPGFELIQQVIDANLPLEILPGASAFVNALVGSGLPNGRFVFEGFLSREKKERKKRLEKLKEEERTMLFYESPHRIKDTLKDMEEVFGERRGALARELTKRYEEFIRGSLPFLLKTLEKAPRKGEMVLVVEGFQGRKEEAFQDLTIEEHLLLVMETGLSKKDAVKKVAKDRGIPKREVYEVGIGFEK, encoded by the coding sequence ATGAAGGACGAAAAAAAAGAACGGCGAACTGGGGAAGCTCAGGGAAGGGACCGAAGAGAGGACCGAGGAAAGGATCCGGGAAAGGACCCGGGAAAGGACCCGGGAAGCTCAGGGAAATTCAACCATGCTCCGGGAACCCTGTGGGTGGTGCCCACCCCCATCGGAAACTTGGAGGACATCACCCTTCGGGCCCTCCGAATCTTGAGGGAAGTGGATAAAGTAGCGGCGGAGGATACGAGAAACAGTCGAAAGCTGCTAACCCATTTTGAGATTCACAAACCCCTGGTCAGCTACCATGAGCACAATGAAAAACAGCGAAGCCAAAGCATCCTCCGGGATCTGGAAGCGGGGCTTTCCATTGCCCTGATCTCCGATGCGGGGATGCCGGGGATTTCCGACCCCGGTTTTGAATTGATTCAGCAGGTGATCGATGCAAACCTTCCCCTGGAGATCCTTCCGGGAGCCTCGGCCTTTGTCAATGCCCTGGTGGGCTCCGGGCTGCCCAACGGACGGTTTGTCTTTGAGGGCTTTTTAAGCCGGGAAAAAAAAGAGCGGAAAAAACGGCTGGAAAAGTTAAAAGAAGAGGAACGAACCATGCTATTCTACGAATCTCCCCACCGGATCAAGGATACCCTGAAGGATATGGAAGAAGTTTTCGGGGAGCGCCGGGGAGCCCTTGCCCGAGAGCTGACGAAACGCTATGAGGAGTTTATTCGAGGGAGCCTTCCTTTCCTGTTGAAGACCTTGGAAAAAGCCCCCCGAAAAGGGGAGATGGTATTGGTGGTGGAAGGCTTTCAGGGAAGAAAAGAAGAAGCCTTTCAGGATTTGACCATCGAAGAGCATTTATTGCTGGTCATGGAAACCGGTCTGTCGAAAAAGGATGCGGTAAAAAAAGTGGCAAAGGACCGGGGAATTCCCAAAAGGGAAGTCTATGAAGTGGGGATCGGTTTCGAGAAATAA
- a CDS encoding tRNA1(Val) (adenine(37)-N6)-methyltransferase → MERIDDLQLKGLKIIQNPKGFCFGIDAVLLANHVRLKPGDRVVDLGTGTGIIPLLLAGKSRTSTFQGLELQESVVDMAQRSVALNQLEDRIEILQGDLKAPERVFPKSVYDVVTANPPYMHREGLVNPKDAKAISRHEVACDLEDVVKGAATLLRTHGRFYMVHRPNRLVDILFFMRSHGLEPKGLTMIQPKTGKAPNLLIVEGRKGAGKELKIKPPLIIYEESGAYTKETLALYNQQNLEG, encoded by the coding sequence ATGGAGCGAATCGATGACTTGCAGCTGAAAGGACTGAAAATCATACAAAACCCCAAGGGGTTTTGTTTTGGTATAGATGCGGTGCTTTTGGCGAATCATGTAAGGCTGAAACCCGGGGACCGGGTGGTGGACCTGGGGACCGGCACAGGAATAATCCCCTTGCTCTTGGCGGGAAAAAGCAGAACCTCCACCTTTCAGGGCTTGGAGCTTCAGGAGTCGGTGGTGGATATGGCTCAAAGAAGTGTGGCCCTGAACCAACTGGAGGATCGAATCGAAATCCTTCAAGGGGATCTCAAAGCTCCGGAGAGGGTATTTCCGAAAAGCGTTTATGATGTGGTCACCGCCAACCCTCCCTATATGCACCGGGAGGGACTGGTTAATCCCAAGGATGCAAAGGCCATCTCCCGCCATGAAGTGGCCTGTGACCTGGAGGATGTGGTCAAGGGAGCCGCCACCCTCCTTCGAACCCACGGCCGTTTTTATATGGTTCACCGGCCCAACCGCCTGGTGGACATCCTGTTTTTCATGCGGAGCCACGGCCTTGAACCCAAAGGGCTGACCATGATTCAGCCGAAAACAGGGAAAGCGCCGAATTTATTGATTGTTGAAGGCAGGAAAGGGGCAGGAAAGGAACTGAAAATCAAACCCCCTTTGATCATTTATGAAGAATCCGGGGCCTACACAAAGGAGACCCTGGCATTATACAATCAGCAAAATCTGGAAGGATAA
- a CDS encoding DNA polymerase III subunit, which yields MGFSTVLGQDYLKNKVLRQIKGNTLSHAYLIYGNPGLDPQGFAKIFAQGILCKERAGEIPCGKCIPCKKVLGDNHEDLKVYPEETLKVEEIRNLEKDIHIKPYSAGKKIYIINHGEGITPQGQNALLKTLEEPPSFGIILIVARGKEALLPTIQSRCQGLGLKPVAGEEIYEALKNSWGYPEEKAREASKIAGGKIKTALRFLEDEDFENRRKQLFYLYRQMEEKGITESMEAMEKLSVEKDQIEEVLDLSLSFFRDLLLYKELQDPRWLIHGDQEKIIQDLGKKSGFKGILKALEEVEKMQNYARANVSPKSILEMLVLNVHQALSDK from the coding sequence ATGGGATTTTCAACAGTACTGGGCCAGGATTATTTAAAAAATAAAGTGCTAAGGCAAATTAAGGGAAACACCCTGAGTCATGCCTATCTGATTTACGGAAATCCGGGACTGGATCCTCAGGGTTTTGCCAAGATCTTCGCCCAAGGGATTTTATGCAAGGAAAGAGCGGGTGAAATTCCCTGTGGTAAGTGCATCCCCTGTAAAAAAGTTCTGGGGGACAATCATGAAGATCTGAAGGTCTATCCCGAGGAAACCCTGAAGGTGGAGGAAATCCGAAACCTGGAAAAGGATATTCACATCAAGCCCTATAGTGCAGGGAAAAAAATATACATCATCAATCATGGGGAAGGCATCACCCCCCAGGGGCAAAACGCGCTGTTAAAAACCCTGGAGGAACCCCCGAGCTTTGGGATCATTCTCATTGTGGCCCGGGGAAAGGAAGCGCTGCTCCCCACGATTCAATCAAGGTGTCAAGGCCTGGGCCTTAAACCGGTAGCCGGGGAAGAGATTTACGAGGCCCTGAAAAACAGCTGGGGCTACCCGGAAGAGAAAGCCCGGGAAGCTTCGAAAATTGCGGGAGGAAAGATTAAAACCGCCCTCAGGTTTTTGGAGGATGAAGATTTTGAAAACCGAAGAAAGCAATTATTCTATTTATACCGGCAGATGGAGGAAAAAGGGATTACCGAGAGCATGGAAGCCATGGAAAAGCTTTCCGTTGAAAAGGATCAAATAGAAGAGGTCTTGGATTTAAGCTTAAGTTTCTTTCGGGATCTTTTATTATATAAAGAGCTTCAGGATCCCCGGTGGCTCATTCATGGGGACCAGGAGAAAATCATTCAAGACCTGGGCAAAAAGTCCGGGTTCAAGGGAATTTTAAAGGCCCTGGAAGAAGTGGAGAAAATGCAAAACTATGCCAGAGCCAATGTCAGTCCGAAGTCGATATTAGAAATGTTAGTCCTGAATGTGCATCAGGCTTTAAGTGATAAATAG
- a CDS encoding cyclic-di-AMP receptor, translating into MKLVIAIVNDEDANKLLDSLTENRHRVTKLATTGGFLKAGNTTFLIGTEDDQVDQVMDIIKDKCETRKQVATSPAPVSGTTGVYVPHPIEVNVGGATVFVVDVEKHFKI; encoded by the coding sequence ATGAAACTTGTAATTGCCATTGTCAATGATGAGGATGCCAACAAGCTGCTAGACAGTTTGACGGAGAATCGCCACCGGGTAACCAAGCTTGCCACCACGGGAGGGTTTTTGAAAGCGGGAAACACCACTTTTTTAATCGGAACCGAGGACGATCAGGTAGACCAGGTTATGGATATTATCAAGGATAAATGCGAAACCCGAAAGCAGGTAGCCACCTCCCCCGCCCCGGTATCGGGAACCACCGGCGTCTATGTCCCCCACCCGATTGAAGTGAATGTGGGAGGGGCCACGGTATTTGTGGTGGACGTGGAAAAACATTTTAAAATTTAA